Proteins co-encoded in one Setaria viridis chromosome 9, Setaria_viridis_v4.0, whole genome shotgun sequence genomic window:
- the LOC117840433 gene encoding 22 kDa alpha-zein 16 produces MAAKIFAFFALLALSASVASAYISPVSALAATANPLYWPQATSIAVTHPCVQLQALASGILAPSAVLIQQPLAILQQQCQAHLAVQSIMTLQQQQQLLVNPIATMLPNVFNQLALANPITAAYLQQQQFLPNVFNQLALTSPFAQLQQQQLVSSVLNQVGLANPITAAYLQQQQLLPNVFNQLALASPVAQLQHQQLVSSMFNQVALANPYLQQPFIGGAIF; encoded by the coding sequence ATGGCAGCCAAGATATTTGCCTTCTTTGCTCTCCTTGCTCTCTCGGCAAGCGTGGCTTCTGCGTACATTTCACCAGTGAGTGCTCTTGCCGCAACCGCTAATCCCCTGTACTGGCCTCAGGCTACTTCTATAGCAGTCACACACCCGTGCGTGCAGCTGCAAGCGCTGGCATCCGGTATCTTGGCCCCATCAGCCGTGCTCATTCAACAACCGCTTGCCATTCTTCAGCAGCAATGCCAAGCACATCTTGCAGTACAGAGCATTATGACtctgcagcagcaacaacaacttTTGGTGAACCCCATTGCTACCATGCTACCAAATGTGTTCAACCAACTGGCTCTAGCAAACCCCATCACCGCTGCCTACTTGCAGCAACAACAATTCCTGCCAAACGTGTTCAACCAACTAGCTCTGACGAGTCCTTTCGCCCAGTTGCAGCAGCAACAACTAGTGTCTAGCGTGCTCAACCAAGTTGGTTTGGCGAACCCCATCACTGCTGCCTACTTGCAGCAACAACAATTGCTACCAAACGTATTCAACCAACTAGCTCTGGCGAGTCCTGTCGCCCAATTGCAGCACCAACAACTTGTGTCTAGCATGTTTAACCAAGTGGCTTTGGCGAACCCCTACTTGCAGCAGCCCTTCATCGGTGGTGCCATCTTCTAA